From the Halobacteriovorax sp. GB3 genome, the window AGAAATTAGAGATGACTTTGTTTCTACCTATCCGGAAATGGTCGAAGCTATTGTTGAAGCTGCAAAAAATCAAGATCATGAAAAACTTCATATTAGTGCTCATACGATGAAGGGGGTTCTCGCTACTTTTTGTGCTGACGAACTTCGTGAAGTCGCTTTTGAAATTGAGATGATGGGCAAAGATAATAACTTAGCGGGCTCTGTTGAAAAAGCTGAGTTCTTGGCAACAGAAGTTCAATCACTCATTGAAGAACTAAAGAATTTTGATACTACTAAAATGGCGGCCTAGTTATGATGAAAGTTCTCGTAGTTGATGATGATAAGATTAACGCTAAGTTCTTAGCGAAAAGCCTAGCAAAACGCGGTTTTGAAGTTTCAGAAGTGCACGATGGTCGTTCTTGCCTTGAATATGTAAAGTCCAATGAAGTGGATATTATTCTTCTCGATATTATGATGCCAGATCTCTCAGGACAGGAAGTTCTTTCAGAACTTCGTTCAGAGTATTCGGCCTTCGAACTTCCAATTGTTATGGTGACTGCTAAAAGTGATGCTTCTGATGTCGTAAACTCTCTAAGAAAGGGTGCCAATGACTATATTACAAAGCCTGTAAATATTGATGTAGCCGAGGCTCGAATTAAAACGCAGGTCTCTTTGAAGTCTCTTTATAACGACTCTCTTGATAAAAAAGAGCTTGAAACACTCAATGCAATGATTGTGACTTACAATCATGAAATCAATAATCCTTTGACGATTGCTATGGGAATGCTCAATAGGGCAGTTGCCAAGCAAGATTTCTCTTATCTTGATAAAGTTGAAGATGCTCTAGATCGAATTGCTGATATTGTTAGTAAGATTGATGGTGTCACGGCAAAAGGTAAGGTCGATCAGAAAGAGTATACCAAGGGAAAAAAGATGATCAGCCTAAAGTAGGGCCTTTTCAAGATCGCCATGAATTTCCATTAAACCAGATCCAGCGTGATGAAATTGAAATCCTTTGAATTTCTTTAAAAGAAGTTCCATGCCTTTGTTTTCAACTCTCATCGTGCCAATTACTTTTGTGATTCCAACCGCGAGGGAATCTTTAAAGAGTCTTGTTAGTAAGTGCTTTCCGATGCCCATTTGTTGATAACTATCCACTAGAACGATAGCGAATTCACCGGTATCAGACCCCTCAGATTCTCTCACGATACGAGCAACGCCAATACCCAATTGCTTTTGTTCTGTTTCAATACCTGCTGAAATGGCCAAATGATTCTTACCATCAGGCTTTGCATAGAATTCAGCTTCTTTATCGGCCAATTCCTTTTTTGCACTCATAAAGCGAAAGCGCTTCGTTTGCTCTGAGAGCATTTTAAAGCCCTTAATAAAGAGTTCCTTATCTTCAGGGATAACTTGGCGAATGGTGACTGTTTCACCATTTTTGATGGTGATTTTCTCAATATTATTCATTCCTTATAAAATACCATAGAACTCGATAATTTTGACACTTAAAATCTTGGTGAGTAGAATTTGAGTTAGACTTATTATTAGGAGAAGTTTGTGGCCAATCAATACTTTAGCCTCAAAAAAACCGCAGAGATGTTTGGTGGCCAGCATCTCAAGGAAAGGATTGAGGAATTTGAAAAGAGTGGAGTCATTCCACCTTCAAGTCGTTATCGTTCAGGAGCTCTTTTTAGAAAAGGGTGGACGATTAATGACCTACCAACAATTGGAAGCAAGCTTGGCTTCTTTAAAAAATTTAAAAAATCGACTGCAATGGCCGTTTTTACTACAAAGGGCGGTGTTTTAAAAAGTACGCTTGCACTTAACTTAGCAAGAACCGCAGCTCTTCACGGTCAAAAGGTTTGTGTTGTTGGACTAGATATCCAAGGAGATATTACGACAGCACTAGGTTTTGAAAGTGATTTGGATAATCAAGAAGATCTTTTAGAAGTTATTGAAAAACTCAATAGAACAAAAGGTCTCTCTGATCTTTTTAATAATCAAGTGAGATTAACAGAGATTATTCAATCAACTGATATTGCCAATCTTTATTTGATTCCTGAGACTCCAGAGCTTGTCGCTTTAAATGATTCTCTTAGCAATATAAATCGACGTGAATTTTGGCTAAAAGAGAAAGTCGTTGATCTTTTAAAAGAACACTTTGATCTAGTCATAATGGATTGTTCACCAAACTGGAACAAGTTGACAACGAATGCTCTTGTGGCCTGTGATGTTCTTATTTCACCCCTAGAGTGTAAGATTAATAATTTTAGAAACTTTAGAGTCTTTAGACACTTCTTGAAAGAGTTTAAAGATGAGATGAGACTTCGTTTTGAAAATGTTTTCATCCCAACTCGTTATTCTAAAAATAGAAAACTCTCTCAGGATATTTTGTCTTGGTACCGTGAAAATGTTCCAGGATGTACTGATCATGGGGTTAGAGAGAATGTTTCTGGTGAAGAAGCAACTGCTCTTAACCTCTCTCTCATTGAACACGTTCCAGGCCAAGAAATTGCCAAGGAGATGCGTGAGCTTTTAAAAGAAGTACACGGGAGAGTTGATCAATATCATGAGTATGTCGAACTTAGAGAGCCAGATGAAGTGATGATGACTCCAAGAGATCAGTATCAGCATGAAGTTCGTCAGTGGAGCTTTTAGATGGCACTTTCTCTTAATGATGTAAAAAAGAACACAGACAAAAAGAAACAGGATTTATTTGATCAAAAGGAAAAAGTTCTAAGACCTTGGCAGACATTTGATCAAATGGGAATGCAAACGAGAACATCTTCAGCGCAAGAGGCCGTTAAACGGGCCAGAAGAATTGTTGAAAAGAATAACGATATCGTCTCGAAGCTTCGTGATGGCACGGTTGATGACACTGTTATTGAGCAGTTAGACTCTAAAATTCAAGACCGTGACAAAAACTTTGAGGACTTTAGTGAGCAATTTCCATTGAATCACCAAATTACTTCTCAATCAAAATTAAAGAGCTTTTTTCGCTCAGTCTTTGGGGGCCAGTAGGCCCTCTTTTTTCAGTCATTTGGCCATGAAATTTCCCTATAAGTACTCTATTCTCTATTGCAAATATTTCGAACTCATGTAAATTCATCTCTTAGAAAATTTTAAGAATTTGAGGGTCATATGAGAAACTTTATTGTCGGTCAACGCTGGATTAGTGAAGCTGAACCAGAACTCGGTCTTGGGATCATTTGTGAGGTCTTGCCAAAGACAGTCAATATTGAATTTCGAAACTCTGATACAACTCGTGTTTATGGATTAAAAACAGCACCTTTAAAAAGAGTTGAATTTCAACGAGGTGATAAAGTTCAAAGTGTTTGTCAGACGAAGAAGTTTACTGTTGAAAGAGTAGAAGTCGTCGATGAACTTCTCGTTTATATAGGTGAAGAAGATGTTCTTTGCGAAGTCGATATTTGTCACTCACTAAGTTTCAATAGACCACAAGATAAGTTATTCAATAACCTTTCATCTCCTTTAAGCTTATTTGATCTAAGATCAAAAACTTCTGCTTGCCGCCAAGTGTATGAGAGAAGTCCTGTGAAGGGTCTTCTGGGAGGAAGAATGTCACTTCTTCCACACCAATTCTATGTGGCAAGCAAGGTGATAAATGAGCCTTTACCACGAGTTCTCTTTGCTGATGAAGTCGGACTTGGAAAAACAATCGAAGCGGGTCTCGTTTTACATAATCTTATTAAAACTAATCGCGTTGATAGAGCTCTCATTCTGGTTCCTGATTCATTGGTTTATCAGTGGTTTTTTGAAATGAGAAAGAAGTTTAATTTAAACTTTCAAACGATCAATCAAGAGAGCTATCTAGAAAAGGGAACAAACCCTTTCAAAGATTCACAATTTTCAATTGCAAGCTTAGACCTTCTCCGCGGAGCAGAGATGGCCAGAGAGCTTTTAAAGCAATCTGACTTTGACCTCATCATTGTTGATGAGGCCCACCAACTGAAATGGACAAAAGAGGGACCAGATCTAGCTTTTCAGGTCGTAGAAGAAGTTGCATCGAGAACTCCAATGACATTTCTACTAACGGCTACGCCTGAGCAGCTTGGTGAAATGGGTCACTTTGCAAGGTTAAAACTTTTAGATAGCAATCGCTTCTATGACTACGATGCTTTTAAAAAAGAATCGGCAAATTATCATGCAGTAGCAGAAGAGGCGAAAGAGATTCTTTCCAAAGGAGAGTTATCTGAAAGTGATAAGGAGTCTTTAAGATCTTTGTTAGACCGTCACGGTACGGGACGTATTCTCTATCGCAATACGCGAGCAAATCTACAAAATGACTATGACTTTTTTCCTAAAAGAATATTAAATAGTTATTCATTAGACTCTAAACCTGAAGGTGATTATAGAGCGGCCCATAATTTAGATGAGCTTTTCTATGAAAAGGCCAACTGGCTTGTTGAATTTCTTTCGAATAACAATAATGAAAAGGCCCTACTAATTTGTCGATCTAAGAAGAAAGTTCTTGAGCTAGAAGAGTATATAAGAAAGAATTCTTCCTCGATCAAAACGGGAGTTTTTCATAGTGATCTCTCTCTTATGGCCAGAGATAGGCAGGCTGCCTACTTTGTCGAAGCTGATGGAGCACAAGTTCTTCTTTGTACTGAAATTGGAAGTGAAGGTCGTAACTTTGAATTTTGTCATCATTTAATTCTCTTTGATCTACCAATCTCTGCTGATCTTTTAGAGCAACGAATTGGTCGTCTAGATCGCATTGGACAAAAGTCTGATATTCAAATTCATGTACCATTTGCAAAAGAATCACATGAATCTGTTCTCTTAGACTGGTTTCATGAAGGACTAAATGCGTTTGAAAAGTCGTGTAAGGTAGGATCAAAAGTTCTTTCTGAAGTAAAAATTGATTTAGCAAAAGCTTTAGAAAATGAAAGTCAAAGTCATGACTTAATTGATAAGACGAAAACTCTTCGCCTAGAGCTTGAAGAGGAACTTGAAAAGGGAAGAGATCAGTTGATTGAATACAATTCCTATCAGCATGATCAAGCCTATGAGATTGTTAGAAATGTAAGAGCAATGGATAACTCTAGTGAACTCTATTCTTTTTTAGATCTCGTTTTTCATAGTATTGGTGTTGATGTGGAAGAGATCGAACCTTTTGTCACTTTTATTAAGCCTTCTGATAATATGTATATCCCTCACTTTCCAGGACTACCGTCAGATGGTATGAGAATTACATTTGATCGAAGAGTGGCCCTTGAAAGAGAAGATGTTTCTTTTATCTCTTGGGATCATCCAATGGTTCAAGGCATAATGGAACTGATTGAAAGTGAAGGTCTTGGAAACGTAAGTGTTGTAACTAGAAAGGGTGGAAAGCCTGGAAAGGTTTTTCTAGAGTGTTTTTTCAAGTTAAGTGCACTTACTAAAAAGGGTGTTGATACATCAAGATATCTTCCAACACAAACGATTCGTGTTCTTGTGAACCCACAAGGAGAGGACTTCAGCGAAAAGTTTCCAAAAGAACTTCTCGATGAGAAGGTCATGGATTCAAGCGCTGAACAAAAGATGAAGGCCTCGAAGTTTCCAAAAGATAAAGTAGAGCAAGCTTTAGATCAAGCGAGAAGCCTTGCACTATCAAAAGCAGAGACGATTAAAGAGAGCGCGAAAAAAGAGGCAATGTTAGCTCTTGGTCAGGAAATATCGAGACTTGAAGAACTACAAAAAATTAACCCAAGTGTGCGCAGTGAAGAAATAGAATTCTCAAAAATCGCACTCAATGAAGTTTTAAATTTTATAGAGATAAGTGATATTCAATTAGATTCAATTCGTGTGGTCGTTTAATTAACGACCATACTTATTGAGTTCTCTCTCATTGAAACATTGTATGATTCTCTCGCCAAATTTCGCGATGAGTTCTTGCTCTTTTTTACCTTGTACGAGTTCATTAAAAGCTAGCTGACAAGTTCGCCTACTGTAGCGAAGAACCTTTCCCTGACAATTCTTTTTAAATTCTGAACCGTAATTAGGAAGACCTCTAAAGTCTTTCATCGCGAGTTCTTCACAAGATTCAATCGTATACTCTTTCTTTTCAATCTGACAGGAGAGACAGAGTAGAAGAGTAAAACTAGTCCAGAAAACCTTCTGTTTGAAGGACTTCTTTGAATTTGTTGATAAGATCGAGACTATAGTTTCCAACTTCATCAATGGTCATTTCCTTGATTGTTTCCTTAGGAGTCTTTCCCGTGGTGATAATTCTTTTATCATAGTTGTTAACGAGCGAGAGGATCTCTTCAGATGGGCTAAGTTTTGATTTCTTATTTGGTCCCTGTCCACTGAGAACTTCTTCGTGATTGACGACAAGTTCGATAATCGCTTGAGTTACCCAAGGTTTATCTTTTAAAACTTCAACAGCATCTTTGACGTGGAAACCATAAAGCCTCTTATCATCAGTACCATACTCGGTACGAGGTTTTTTAAATAGGGCCTGGTCTTCTTTTGGCATTCTTGCAATTCCGACATCATGAATGAGAGCAGCTGTTGCGATGTTGTCGATTTCTTCATCAGGAAGTTTACATTTTTCAGCAAGCTTTGTTGAAAGGGCCGAGACATTGAGTGAGTGCTTAATAATTAAATCAGCATCAGATGCCTTTTTACCAAAAATCTTTTTAAGTGCATCAGGATTGCCGGCAATCACTTGTCGCAGACTTTTTGCTGCATTTTGAGTCATTCTATATGAACTTTCACTCTCTGGATCTT encodes:
- a CDS encoding Hpt domain-containing protein, translated to MKFNQENLVAMFDGDEDIFLEIRDDFVSTYPEMVEAIVEAAKNQDHEKLHISAHTMKGVLATFCADELREVAFEIEMMGKDNNLAGSVEKAEFLATEVQSLIEELKNFDTTKMAA
- a CDS encoding response regulator transcription factor; protein product: MMKVLVVDDDKINAKFLAKSLAKRGFEVSEVHDGRSCLEYVKSNEVDIILLDIMMPDLSGQEVLSELRSEYSAFELPIVMVTAKSDASDVVNSLRKGANDYITKPVNIDVAEARIKTQVSLKSLYNDSLDKKELETLNAMIVTYNHEINNPLTIAMGMLNRAVAKQDFSYLDKVEDALDRIADIVSKIDGVTAKGKVDQKEYTKGKKMISLK
- a CDS encoding GNAT family N-acetyltransferase; translated protein: MNNIEKITIKNGETVTIRQVIPEDKELFIKGFKMLSEQTKRFRFMSAKKELADKEAEFYAKPDGKNHLAISAGIETEQKQLGIGVARIVRESEGSDTGEFAIVLVDSYQQMGIGKHLLTRLFKDSLAVGITKVIGTMRVENKGMELLLKKFKGFQFHHAGSGLMEIHGDLEKALL
- a CDS encoding ParA family protein, translating into MANQYFSLKKTAEMFGGQHLKERIEEFEKSGVIPPSSRYRSGALFRKGWTINDLPTIGSKLGFFKKFKKSTAMAVFTTKGGVLKSTLALNLARTAALHGQKVCVVGLDIQGDITTALGFESDLDNQEDLLEVIEKLNRTKGLSDLFNNQVRLTEIIQSTDIANLYLIPETPELVALNDSLSNINRREFWLKEKVVDLLKEHFDLVIMDCSPNWNKLTTNALVACDVLISPLECKINNFRNFRVFRHFLKEFKDEMRLRFENVFIPTRYSKNRKLSQDILSWYRENVPGCTDHGVRENVSGEEATALNLSLIEHVPGQEIAKEMRELLKEVHGRVDQYHEYVELREPDEVMMTPRDQYQHEVRQWSF
- a CDS encoding helicase-related protein, with product MRNFIVGQRWISEAEPELGLGIICEVLPKTVNIEFRNSDTTRVYGLKTAPLKRVEFQRGDKVQSVCQTKKFTVERVEVVDELLVYIGEEDVLCEVDICHSLSFNRPQDKLFNNLSSPLSLFDLRSKTSACRQVYERSPVKGLLGGRMSLLPHQFYVASKVINEPLPRVLFADEVGLGKTIEAGLVLHNLIKTNRVDRALILVPDSLVYQWFFEMRKKFNLNFQTINQESYLEKGTNPFKDSQFSIASLDLLRGAEMARELLKQSDFDLIIVDEAHQLKWTKEGPDLAFQVVEEVASRTPMTFLLTATPEQLGEMGHFARLKLLDSNRFYDYDAFKKESANYHAVAEEAKEILSKGELSESDKESLRSLLDRHGTGRILYRNTRANLQNDYDFFPKRILNSYSLDSKPEGDYRAAHNLDELFYEKANWLVEFLSNNNNEKALLICRSKKKVLELEEYIRKNSSSIKTGVFHSDLSLMARDRQAAYFVEADGAQVLLCTEIGSEGRNFEFCHHLILFDLPISADLLEQRIGRLDRIGQKSDIQIHVPFAKESHESVLLDWFHEGLNAFEKSCKVGSKVLSEVKIDLAKALENESQSHDLIDKTKTLRLELEEELEKGRDQLIEYNSYQHDQAYEIVRNVRAMDNSSELYSFLDLVFHSIGVDVEEIEPFVTFIKPSDNMYIPHFPGLPSDGMRITFDRRVALEREDVSFISWDHPMVQGIMELIESEGLGNVSVVTRKGGKPGKVFLECFFKLSALTKKGVDTSRYLPTQTIRVLVNPQGEDFSEKFPKELLDEKVMDSSAEQKMKASKFPKDKVEQALDQARSLALSKAETIKESAKKEAMLALGQEISRLEELQKINPSVRSEEIEFSKIALNEVLNFIEISDIQLDSIRVVV
- a CDS encoding HD-GYP domain-containing protein, whose product is MGYTPLRISTVKPNRELSFDLYIFFKETYLRYTERGTQIADEKYNKLKKQKIAKFYITENDEPLYQQFLDNLLQETMNSPTATVDEKVNLVEGACGTAVERMQKDPESESSYRMTQNAAKSLRQVIAGNPDALKKIFGKKASDADLIIKHSLNVSALSTKLAEKCKLPDEEIDNIATAALIHDVGIARMPKEDQALFKKPRTEYGTDDKRLYGFHVKDAVEVLKDKPWVTQAIIELVVNHEEVLSGQGPNKKSKLSPSEEILSLVNNYDKRIITTGKTPKETIKEMTIDEVGNYSLDLINKFKEVLQTEGFLD